From Sinorhizobium sp. RAC02, a single genomic window includes:
- a CDS encoding glutamine synthetase beta-grasp domain-containing protein — MTKFKLEYIWLDGYKPTPNLRGKTLIKEFEAFPTLDQLPLWGFDGSSTLQAEGSSSDCVLKPVASYPDPERKNGVLVLCEVMMPDAKTPHPSNTRASILDDDGAWFGFEQEYFFYQNGRPLGFPDAGFPAPQGPYYCGVGFSNVGTIARKIVEEHLDICLAAGINHEGINAEVAKGQWEFQVFGKGSRTAADEIWLARYLLQRLTEKYGIDVEYHCKPLGDTDWNGSGMHANFSTEYMREVGGKAYFEDLMAAFAEARADHIAVYGPDNHMRLTGKHETASIHQFSYGVADRGASIRVPHSFVNNDYRGYLEDRRPNSQGDPYQIASQILKTISTVPTDVENRQAA; from the coding sequence ATGACTAAGTTTAAGCTCGAATACATCTGGCTCGATGGCTACAAGCCCACCCCGAACCTGCGCGGCAAGACCCTCATCAAGGAATTCGAAGCTTTCCCGACGCTCGACCAGCTTCCGCTCTGGGGCTTCGACGGCTCCTCGACCCTGCAGGCCGAAGGCTCGAGCTCCGACTGCGTCCTGAAGCCGGTAGCCTCCTATCCCGACCCGGAACGCAAGAACGGCGTTCTCGTGCTTTGCGAAGTCATGATGCCCGACGCCAAGACGCCGCATCCGTCCAACACGCGCGCTTCCATCCTCGACGACGATGGTGCCTGGTTCGGCTTCGAGCAGGAATATTTCTTCTACCAGAACGGCCGCCCACTCGGCTTCCCGGATGCCGGCTTCCCCGCTCCGCAGGGTCCGTACTATTGCGGCGTCGGCTTCAGCAATGTCGGTACCATCGCCCGCAAGATCGTCGAAGAGCATCTCGACATCTGCCTCGCTGCCGGTATCAACCATGAAGGCATCAATGCCGAAGTGGCCAAGGGCCAGTGGGAATTCCAGGTGTTCGGCAAGGGTTCGCGCACAGCCGCCGACGAAATCTGGCTCGCCCGCTACCTGCTGCAGCGCCTGACCGAAAAGTATGGCATCGACGTCGAATACCACTGCAAGCCGCTCGGCGATACCGACTGGAACGGCTCGGGCATGCATGCCAACTTCTCGACCGAATATATGCGCGAAGTCGGCGGCAAGGCCTATTTCGAAGACCTCATGGCAGCCTTCGCCGAAGCCCGTGCCGATCACATCGCCGTCTATGGCCCCGACAACCACATGCGCCTGACCGGCAAGCACGAGACCGCCTCGATCCACCAGTTCAGCTACGGCGTGGCTGATCGCGGCGCCTCGATCCGCGTTCCGCACAGCTTCGTCAACAACGATTACCGCGGCTACCTGGAAGATCGTCGTCCGAACTCGCAGGGCGACCCCTACCAGATCGCTTCGCAGATCCTGAAGACGATCTCCACGGTCCCGACCGACGTTGAAAACCGCCAGGCGGCTTAA
- a CDS encoding DUF1127 domain-containing protein, whose amino-acid sequence MNVFAKLKKNAAERRAVRELSALDDRALQDLGISRANIRSAVAGLLVLG is encoded by the coding sequence ATGAACGTTTTCGCAAAGCTCAAGAAGAACGCCGCCGAACGCCGTGCCGTCCGCGAACTCAGCGCCCTCGACGACCGCGCCCTGCAGGATCTCGGCATCTCGCGCGCCAACATTCGCTCTGCCGTTGCAGGCCTTCTGGTCCTCGGCTAA
- a CDS encoding SpoVR family protein, translating into MAKRPPSSLLFSGSEWNFATLSRAYEAIEEIAIGEMGLDVYPNQIEIISSEQMLDAYSSIGMPLMYQHWSFGKRFVFESHFYRKGRRGLAYELVINSNPCITYLMEENTMPMQALVTAHAAFGHNHFFKNNYLFRQWTDAGAILGYMDFAKKYIARCEERHGIAAVEEILDSAHALMDQGVFHYRRPPRLSPAKVTERTRERLEYEEQTYSDLWRTLPTTAGSVGIEEAEKEAQERKKVLNLPEENLLYFLEKHSLILEPWQREILRIVRVIAQYFYPQGQTKVMNEGCATFVHYTIINRLFDQGRMSEGAMLELLASHANVVFQPGFDDPRFSGINPYALGFAMMQDIERICMTPTAEDKDWFPDIAGNGDGMGTLIDAWENHRDESFVLQYLSPALIRKFRLFHLSDLATNRFCEVASIHDERGYSAVRAALARNYDPSTHRPDIQVVDVDLLGDRQLRLRHRIRNGVLLDEAERDRTLAHIRRLWGYGVSLAGVDTATDRVLYECSSAQA; encoded by the coding sequence ATGGCAAAACGGCCCCCTTCCTCCCTGCTGTTCAGTGGTTCCGAATGGAATTTCGCAACGCTTTCGCGCGCCTACGAGGCTATCGAAGAGATCGCCATCGGCGAGATGGGGCTGGATGTCTATCCCAACCAGATCGAAATCATTTCCTCCGAGCAGATGCTCGACGCCTATTCCTCCATCGGCATGCCGCTGATGTATCAGCACTGGTCCTTCGGCAAGCGTTTCGTGTTCGAAAGCCATTTCTACCGCAAGGGGCGTCGGGGGCTCGCCTACGAACTGGTCATCAATTCCAATCCCTGCATCACATATCTCATGGAAGAAAACACCATGCCGATGCAGGCGCTGGTGACCGCGCATGCCGCCTTCGGCCACAACCATTTCTTCAAGAACAACTATCTCTTCCGCCAGTGGACCGATGCCGGCGCGATCCTCGGCTATATGGATTTCGCCAAGAAATACATCGCCCGGTGCGAGGAGCGGCACGGTATTGCCGCGGTTGAGGAAATCCTCGATTCAGCCCATGCGCTGATGGATCAGGGCGTGTTCCACTATCGCCGCCCGCCCCGGCTTTCGCCGGCAAAGGTGACGGAGCGGACGCGCGAAAGGCTGGAATATGAGGAACAGACCTATAGCGATCTGTGGCGAACGCTGCCGACGACCGCAGGCAGCGTCGGCATAGAGGAAGCGGAAAAGGAGGCGCAGGAGCGCAAGAAGGTCCTGAACCTTCCGGAAGAGAACCTGCTCTATTTTCTGGAAAAACACAGCCTGATTCTGGAACCCTGGCAGCGGGAAATCCTGCGGATCGTTCGCGTCATCGCGCAGTATTTTTATCCGCAGGGCCAAACCAAGGTGATGAACGAGGGCTGCGCGACCTTCGTGCACTACACGATCATCAACCGGCTGTTCGACCAGGGCAGGATGAGCGAAGGCGCCATGCTGGAGTTGCTGGCGAGCCATGCCAATGTGGTGTTCCAGCCGGGTTTCGACGATCCACGGTTTTCCGGCATCAACCCCTATGCGCTGGGTTTTGCAATGATGCAGGATATCGAGCGCATCTGCATGACACCGACCGCGGAGGACAAGGACTGGTTTCCCGACATCGCCGGCAATGGCGACGGGATGGGCACGCTGATCGACGCCTGGGAGAACCACCGCGACGAATCCTTCGTCCTGCAATATCTGAGCCCGGCGCTGATCCGCAAATTCCGCCTGTTCCACCTCTCCGACCTCGCCACCAACCGTTTCTGCGAGGTCGCTTCCATCCATGACGAGCGCGGCTACTCGGCCGTGCGCGCCGCACTCGCGCGCAACTACGATCCGAGTACCCACCGGCCGGACATTCAGGTGGTGGACGTCGATCTCCTGGGCGACCGCCAGCTTCGATTGCGCCACAGGATCCGCAACGGCGTCCTGTTGGACGAGGCCGAGCGCGACAGGACCCTCGCCCACATCCGCCGCCTTTGGGGCTACGGCGTCAGCTTGGCTGGCGTGGATACCGCGACCGACAGGGTTCTCTACGAATGCTCTTCAGCGCAGGCATAA
- a CDS encoding YeaH/YhbH family protein, protein MPNFIDRRLNPKDRSLGNRQRFLKRVHDELKRSIRDQVRSDKIADVDTAHGVPVPKRGADEPSFRNASNSGERHHVLPGNESFSAGDRIGKPDAGGGQGGGRGPGRGEGDDDFLFILSRDEVLDLFFEDLELPDMVKLNLKETVTYKPRRVGFTTAGTPSNINVGRTMRNSFGRRIALHRPSTKEYQAVADEIAALENEPTPSQPQRRRLTALREELEALERRRKRIAYVDPVDVRFNRFERQPLPNACAVMFCLMDVSASMGEREKDLAKRFFVLLHLFLKRRYERIDIVFIRHTDEAHEVDEETFFFSKQSGGTVVSTALEEMQRIILDRYPSNVWNIYAAQASDGDNATGDSERCAALLRDDLMKLCQYYAYVEIIDERESEIFGATDNGTSLWRAYRKVDGAVPNFQMTRIARPADIYPVFRKLFARHKAVQLSW, encoded by the coding sequence ATGCCGAATTTCATCGATCGCCGGCTGAACCCCAAGGACCGCAGCCTCGGCAACCGGCAACGTTTCCTGAAGCGGGTGCATGACGAGTTGAAGCGCTCGATCCGCGATCAGGTCCGCTCCGACAAGATCGCCGATGTCGATACCGCCCATGGCGTGCCCGTGCCAAAGCGCGGTGCCGACGAACCCAGTTTTCGCAACGCCTCAAACAGCGGCGAACGGCATCACGTCCTGCCCGGCAACGAGAGTTTTTCGGCGGGTGACCGGATCGGCAAACCGGATGCCGGCGGCGGCCAGGGTGGCGGTCGTGGTCCCGGGCGCGGCGAAGGCGACGACGATTTCCTCTTCATCCTGTCGCGCGACGAGGTGCTCGATCTTTTCTTCGAGGACCTGGAGCTTCCCGACATGGTCAAGCTCAACCTCAAGGAAACCGTGACCTACAAGCCGCGCCGCGTCGGCTTCACCACGGCAGGCACGCCCAGCAACATCAATGTCGGGCGCACGATGCGCAACAGTTTTGGCCGGCGCATTGCGCTCCACCGCCCGAGTACAAAGGAATATCAGGCGGTTGCCGACGAGATCGCGGCGCTGGAAAACGAGCCGACCCCTTCCCAGCCGCAGCGCCGGCGGCTTACGGCGCTGCGCGAAGAGCTGGAGGCGCTGGAGCGGCGGCGCAAGCGCATCGCCTATGTCGATCCCGTCGACGTGCGCTTCAACCGCTTCGAACGCCAGCCTCTGCCGAATGCCTGCGCTGTGATGTTCTGCCTGATGGACGTTTCGGCCTCGATGGGCGAACGCGAAAAGGATCTGGCGAAACGCTTCTTCGTTCTCCTGCATCTCTTCCTCAAGCGCCGCTACGAGCGCATCGACATCGTCTTCATCCGCCACACGGACGAGGCGCACGAGGTGGACGAAGAAACCTTTTTCTTCAGCAAGCAGAGCGGCGGTACGGTGGTTTCGACAGCGCTCGAGGAGATGCAGCGGATCATTCTGGATCGCTACCCGTCGAACGTCTGGAACATCTACGCCGCCCAGGCCTCCGACGGCGACAACGCCACGGGCGACTCCGAGCGCTGCGCGGCACTTCTGCGCGACGACCTTATGAAGCTCTGCCAGTACTATGCCTATGTCGAGATCATCGACGAGCGGGAGAGCGAGATTTTCGGCGCGACAGACAACGGCACGTCGCTCTGGCGTGCCTATCGCAAGGTCGACGGCGCGGTGCCGAACTTCCAGATGACCCGCATTGCAAGACCAGCCGACATCTACCCCGTCTTCCGCAAGCTCTTTGCCCGGCACAAAGCCGTGCAACTCAGCTGGTGA
- a CDS encoding PrkA family serine protein kinase, translating into MRTTGSDVFDLFSKTYASTAQEELSLQEYLLACRDDKKMYATAPERMVTAIGEPQLIDTSADERLGRIFGNRTIKIYPSFSDFYGMEDTIERIVGYFRYAAQGLEERKQILYLLGPVGGGKSSLAERLKKLMEDQPIYTLAIDGKISPVFESPLGLFSRERMGDLLEDKYGIAKRRLTGLISPWATKRLDEIGGDISRFSVVKLMPSRLRQIAIAKTEPGDENNQDVSTLVGKVDIRQLENFSQADPDAYSFSGGLNRTTQGLLEFVEMFKAPIKVLHPLLTATQEGSYNGTENFGSFPYQGIVLAHSNESEWLHFKHNKNNEAFLDRILVVKVPYCLRITEERQIYEKLLRESELSASPCAPEVLENLSRFTVATRLTPHENSPTYTKMRVYDGENLKDTDPKAKSLQEYRDAAGVDEGMTGISTRFAFKVLSETFNYDTKEVAADSVHLMYILEQAIRREQFSKEVEANYIDFIRSELASRYAEFIGHEIQKAYLESYSEYGQNLFDRYISYADAWLEDQDFKDPDTGQILNREILDSELSQIEKPAGIANPKDFRNEVVKFTLRARARNGGRNPAWTSYEKLREVIEKRMFGQVEDLLPVISFGSKKDSATEKQHAEFVDRMTERGYTVRQVRRLVDWYMRVNKAG; encoded by the coding sequence ATGAGAACCACTGGCAGCGATGTTTTCGACCTCTTTTCAAAAACTTATGCGAGCACCGCGCAGGAGGAGCTGAGCCTCCAGGAGTACCTGCTGGCGTGCCGTGACGATAAAAAGATGTATGCCACCGCGCCGGAGCGGATGGTGACGGCCATCGGCGAACCGCAACTCATCGATACCAGTGCCGACGAGCGCCTCGGCCGAATATTCGGCAACCGAACCATCAAGATTTACCCCTCCTTCTCCGATTTCTACGGCATGGAAGACACGATCGAGCGGATCGTCGGCTACTTCCGCTATGCCGCGCAGGGGCTCGAAGAGCGCAAGCAGATTCTCTACCTGCTGGGTCCGGTGGGGGGCGGCAAGTCCTCGCTCGCCGAACGCCTCAAGAAGCTGATGGAAGACCAACCGATCTACACGCTCGCCATCGACGGCAAGATCAGCCCGGTTTTCGAATCACCTCTCGGTCTCTTCAGCCGCGAGCGCATGGGCGATCTGCTGGAGGACAAATACGGCATCGCCAAGCGGCGGCTCACCGGCCTCATCTCGCCCTGGGCGACGAAGCGGCTCGACGAGATCGGCGGCGATATTTCGCGGTTCAGCGTCGTCAAGCTCATGCCCTCCCGGCTGCGCCAGATCGCCATTGCCAAGACCGAACCCGGCGACGAGAACAATCAGGACGTCTCGACCCTGGTCGGCAAGGTGGATATCCGCCAACTCGAAAACTTCAGCCAGGCCGATCCCGACGCCTATTCCTTCAGCGGCGGTCTCAACCGCACGACCCAGGGCCTGCTCGAATTCGTTGAAATGTTCAAGGCACCGATCAAGGTGCTGCATCCGCTGCTCACTGCCACGCAGGAGGGCAGCTACAACGGCACGGAAAACTTCGGCTCTTTCCCCTATCAGGGCATCGTGCTTGCCCATTCCAACGAATCGGAATGGCTACATTTCAAGCACAACAAGAACAACGAGGCCTTCCTCGACCGTATCCTGGTGGTCAAGGTTCCCTATTGCCTGCGCATCACCGAGGAGCGGCAGATCTACGAAAAGCTGCTGCGGGAGAGCGAGCTTTCCGCCAGCCCCTGCGCGCCGGAAGTGCTGGAAAACCTCAGCCGATTCACCGTCGCCACGCGGTTGACCCCGCATGAAAATTCGCCGACCTACACCAAGATGCGCGTCTATGACGGCGAGAACCTCAAGGACACCGATCCCAAGGCAAAATCGCTGCAGGAATACCGGGATGCCGCCGGCGTCGACGAGGGCATGACCGGCATCAGCACGCGGTTCGCCTTCAAGGTGCTGTCCGAGACCTTCAACTACGATACCAAGGAGGTCGCGGCTGACTCGGTCCATCTGATGTACATCCTCGAACAGGCGATCCGCCGCGAGCAGTTCTCCAAAGAGGTCGAGGCGAACTACATCGATTTCATCCGCTCGGAACTGGCGAGCCGCTACGCCGAGTTCATCGGTCACGAGATCCAGAAGGCCTACCTGGAATCCTACAGCGAATATGGCCAGAACCTGTTCGATCGCTACATTTCCTACGCCGATGCCTGGCTGGAAGACCAGGATTTCAAGGATCCCGACACGGGGCAGATCCTCAACCGGGAAATCCTCGACAGCGAGCTGTCGCAGATCGAAAAGCCTGCCGGTATCGCCAACCCCAAGGATTTCCGCAACGAAGTCGTGAAATTCACCCTGCGTGCCCGGGCCCGCAATGGCGGGCGCAATCCGGCCTGGACGAGTTACGAAAAACTGCGCGAGGTCATCGAAAAGCGCATGTTCGGCCAGGTCGAGGACCTGTTGCCGGTCATCAGCTTCGGCTCGAAGAAGGACAGTGCCACGGAAAAGCAGCACGCCGAATTCGTCGACCGCATGACCGAGCGTGGCTATACCGTGCGGCAGGTCCGGCGGCTGGTCGATTGGTACATGCGCGTCAACAAGGCTGGCTGA
- a CDS encoding DMT family transporter, whose translation MPIHELAALGAATCWALTGLISAGPAGHLGAPAFNRVRQIFVTGLLALYVLATGTWRELDAASIGPLLLSGLIGIFVGDTLLFATLNRLGPRRSGILFALNAPIAALLGWLVLGEALPVPAMAGIALTATGVFLAILFGKRRAQIHEWETIKGPLSIGVLLGLGAATGQAIGSILVRPVMETGIDPFVASLLRVGIAALCLSVLTQLPIPSVKPKGPLTLKVAAMTALTGVLALAIGMTLLLFALSGGKVGIISTLSATSPVMILPMLWLKTGERPAGGAWAGAALVVIGMGLIFLR comes from the coding sequence ATGCCAATTCACGAACTTGCCGCGCTCGGTGCCGCGACCTGCTGGGCCTTGACCGGACTGATCTCGGCAGGGCCTGCCGGCCATCTCGGCGCGCCGGCCTTCAACCGGGTCCGCCAGATCTTCGTCACTGGCCTTCTTGCCCTCTATGTGCTGGCGACCGGCACATGGCGGGAGCTGGATGCGGCGAGCATCGGCCCGCTGCTGCTGTCCGGATTGATCGGCATCTTCGTTGGCGACACGCTGCTCTTCGCCACGCTGAACCGGCTTGGCCCGCGCCGCTCCGGAATCCTCTTCGCGCTGAATGCGCCGATTGCAGCTCTGCTCGGCTGGCTGGTGCTGGGCGAAGCCCTGCCGGTCCCCGCCATGGCGGGGATCGCGCTGACGGCCACAGGGGTGTTCCTCGCCATTCTCTTCGGCAAGCGGCGGGCGCAGATACATGAATGGGAGACGATCAAGGGGCCGCTGTCGATCGGTGTCCTGCTGGGGCTGGGCGCCGCGACGGGCCAGGCCATCGGCTCCATCCTCGTGCGCCCCGTCATGGAGACCGGCATCGACCCCTTCGTCGCCTCGCTGCTGCGCGTCGGCATTGCCGCGCTCTGCCTCAGCGTCCTGACCCAACTGCCCATCCCCTCCGTCAAGCCGAAAGGGCCGCTCACGCTCAAAGTCGCGGCGATGACCGCATTGACCGGTGTGCTCGCGCTTGCCATCGGCATGACGCTGCTGCTCTTTGCATTGTCGGGCGGCAAGGTCGGCATCATCTCGACACTCTCGGCCACCTCTCCGGTCATGATCCTGCCGATGCTGTGGCTGAAGACCGGCGAGCGCCCGGCCGGCGGAGCCTGGGCCGGTGCCGCCCTCGTCGTCATCGGCATGGGCCTGATCTTCCTGCGCTGA
- a CDS encoding DUF3419 family protein: MIETVISPAPSPTAARKEGVGKRLNRAVRRNPLLSASGMSEYVFSRLFRNLVYAQIWEDPDVDMAALKIAPGNSIVTIASGGCNALSYLVADPARIEAVDLNPAHVCFNRLKLTAAAHLPDYETFYRFYGQGDDRRNLDAYQHYLRPHLDAETRDYWESRTVTGRRRISIFHRHLYRHGLLGGFIGLGHTMARLYGADPRGLLKARTIEDQKRFFDETLAPLFEKRLVRWATGRKSSLFGLGIPPQQYEALSGAGSDMASILRQRVEKLACGFPLSENYFAWQAFGRGYGSGDLAPLPPYLSRQNFEAVRSRAGRISITNTSLTEFLAAKAPQSVDRFILLDAQDWMTDVQLNALWSEITRTAAPGARVIFRTAPAESLLPGRVADTILDRWAYHAAESRALHDKDRSSIYGGFHLYEFKG; the protein is encoded by the coding sequence ATGATCGAAACGGTGATCTCTCCCGCTCCCTCCCCGACCGCAGCGCGCAAAGAGGGGGTCGGCAAGCGCCTCAACCGCGCCGTTCGCCGCAATCCGTTGCTCTCCGCCTCCGGAATGTCCGAATATGTCTTCTCCCGGCTTTTCCGGAATCTCGTCTATGCGCAGATCTGGGAAGATCCCGATGTCGACATGGCTGCGCTGAAGATCGCGCCGGGAAACAGCATCGTCACCATCGCGTCCGGCGGCTGCAATGCGCTTTCCTATCTCGTCGCCGATCCCGCCCGCATCGAGGCGGTGGATCTCAACCCGGCGCATGTCTGTTTCAACCGCCTGAAACTGACCGCCGCCGCCCACCTGCCGGACTACGAGACCTTCTACCGGTTCTACGGCCAGGGCGATGATCGCCGGAACCTCGACGCCTACCAGCACTATCTGCGGCCCCATCTCGATGCGGAGACCCGTGATTACTGGGAAAGCCGGACGGTCACCGGTCGCCGCCGCATCTCTATCTTCCATCGCCACCTCTATCGCCACGGCCTGCTCGGCGGCTTCATCGGCCTCGGCCATACGATGGCTCGGCTCTACGGCGCCGATCCGCGCGGCCTGCTCAAGGCGCGTACGATCGAGGACCAGAAGCGCTTCTTCGACGAAACGCTGGCACCGCTCTTCGAAAAGCGCCTGGTCCGCTGGGCGACGGGGCGGAAAAGCTCGCTCTTCGGGCTCGGCATTCCGCCGCAGCAATATGAAGCGCTTTCGGGCGCCGGCAGCGACATGGCGTCGATCCTGCGCCAGCGCGTCGAAAAACTCGCCTGCGGCTTCCCGCTCTCGGAAAACTATTTTGCCTGGCAGGCCTTCGGCCGCGGGTATGGCAGCGGAGATCTTGCACCACTGCCGCCCTATCTCTCCCGGCAGAATTTCGAGGCAGTCCGCAGCCGCGCCGGCCGCATCTCCATCACCAACACCTCGCTGACCGAGTTCCTCGCGGCAAAAGCTCCCCAATCCGTCGATCGCTTCATCCTGCTCGATGCGCAGGACTGGATGACGGATGTGCAGCTCAACGCCTTGTGGAGCGAGATCACCCGCACCGCCGCCCCCGGCGCACGCGTCATTTTCCGCACGGCGCCCGCCGAAAGCCTGCTGCCCGGCCGTGTCGCCGATACCATCCTCGATCGCTGGGCCTACCACGCCGCGGAATCGCGTGCGTTGCACGACAAGGATCGCTCGTCGATCTACGGCGGTTTCCACCTCTATGAATTCAAGGGGTGA
- a CDS encoding class I SAM-dependent methyltransferase, translating to MDRIYRWQRRFGIYDATRKYYLLGRDPLLAGLRPAPGGAVLEIGCGTGRNLVKAAGLYPEARFHGIDISQEMLTAAEKAVAGAGLDGRIRLARADAAAFDPQVAFGQGSYDRIFISYAVSMIPQWQKVVTEATARLAPGGELHIADFGDMQGLPGWFKRAVTTWLGWHHVTPRADLFDFAAELADAHAGRSEAKRLHRGFSWIAVIRMP from the coding sequence ATGGACCGCATCTACCGCTGGCAGCGGCGGTTCGGCATCTATGATGCCACGCGAAAATACTACTTGCTCGGCCGAGACCCCTTGCTTGCCGGCCTCCGCCCAGCACCGGGCGGCGCGGTGCTGGAGATCGGCTGCGGCACCGGGCGCAATCTCGTGAAAGCCGCTGGGCTTTATCCCGAGGCCCGGTTTCACGGCATCGACATCTCCCAGGAAATGCTCACGGCAGCGGAAAAAGCCGTCGCGGGCGCTGGCCTCGACGGCAGGATACGCCTCGCCAGAGCGGACGCCGCCGCTTTCGACCCGCAGGTGGCTTTCGGCCAGGGCAGCTACGATCGTATCTTCATTTCCTACGCCGTATCGATGATCCCGCAATGGCAGAAGGTCGTCACGGAGGCCACTGCCCGCCTCGCCCCGGGCGGGGAGCTGCACATCGCCGATTTCGGCGACATGCAGGGCTTGCCCGGCTGGTTCAAGCGCGCCGTGACCACCTGGCTCGGTTGGCACCATGTGACGCCGCGCGCCGACCTGTTCGACTTTGCCGCCGAACTGGCCGACGCCCATGCCGGACGCAGCGAAGCGAAAAGGCTCCATCGCGGCTTTTCCTGGATCGCCGTGATCCGGATGCCTTGA
- a CDS encoding SGNH/GDSL hydrolase family protein: MAEKRSILCFGDSLTWGWIPVKESAPTLRYPYEQRWTGAMAARLGTDYHIIEEGLSARTTSLDDPNDARLNGSAYLPAALASHLPLDLVILMLGTNDTKSYFHRTPYEIANGMGKLVGQALTSTGGVGTPYPAPRVLVVAPPPLAPMPDPWFEGMFGGGYEKSKELAGLYKALAAFMKVEFLAAGEHVSTDGVDGIHFSAETNIRLGNAIAAKVETLF, encoded by the coding sequence ATGGCGGAGAAACGTTCAATCCTGTGCTTCGGGGATTCACTGACATGGGGCTGGATCCCGGTGAAAGAATCCGCGCCGACCCTGCGCTATCCCTATGAGCAGCGGTGGACCGGCGCCATGGCAGCACGGCTCGGCACGGACTATCATATCATCGAGGAGGGGCTCAGCGCCCGCACCACCAGTCTCGACGATCCGAATGACGCAAGGCTCAACGGCAGCGCCTATCTGCCGGCGGCACTCGCCAGCCACCTGCCGCTGGATCTTGTCATCCTCATGCTGGGCACCAACGACACGAAATCTTATTTCCACCGTACGCCCTACGAGATCGCCAACGGCATGGGCAAGCTCGTCGGCCAGGCGCTGACTTCTACCGGCGGTGTCGGTACGCCCTATCCCGCGCCGCGCGTGCTCGTCGTTGCCCCGCCGCCGCTGGCGCCGATGCCCGATCCCTGGTTCGAAGGCATGTTCGGTGGCGGATATGAAAAGTCGAAGGAGTTGGCCGGGCTCTACAAGGCGCTCGCCGCTTTCATGAAGGTCGAGTTCCTGGCCGCTGGCGAGCACGTCTCAACCGATGGCGTCGATGGCATCCATTTTTCTGCGGAAACCAACATCCGGCTCGGAAACGCGATCGCGGCGAAGGTCGAGACGCTGTTCTGA
- a CDS encoding ABC transporter permease: MSALVNSPLLRRISKVPPSYYLLVILLGILFVARPQMLNANVLGVFVRQVVPLGILVLGQLLVMRVKSIDLSGGGVILLINYCISSGIFPGASLGFHVGLALAIGLSIGLFNGVMVARRRVSAVIVTLALSIVLVGFVQYLSSGKPPGDVPTVFNDLFNTRFLGLPSPVIFWIGLTALMALLLSQTVFGRFVTAVGESMPAAHFSGVPVERTVILAHTLAGLMAAIAALVQTASIAVGSVRVGLDLPILSVAATILGGVVFGRGEGGVWGPFFGVLCFAFLFVVMTMFGVGDAGKLVAQGLIILLAAIFYGLRAEK; this comes from the coding sequence ATGTCGGCCCTCGTCAACTCTCCCCTCCTGCGCCGGATTTCCAAGGTCCCGCCATCCTACTACCTGCTCGTCATTCTGCTCGGGATTCTGTTCGTCGCGCGTCCGCAGATGCTCAATGCCAATGTGCTCGGCGTCTTCGTGCGTCAGGTCGTTCCGCTCGGTATCCTCGTGCTCGGCCAGTTGCTGGTCATGCGGGTGAAGTCGATCGATCTGTCCGGCGGCGGCGTCATCCTGCTGATCAACTATTGCATCTCGTCCGGCATTTTCCCGGGCGCCTCGCTCGGCTTCCATGTCGGGCTTGCGCTTGCGATCGGTCTCTCGATCGGCCTCTTCAACGGCGTGATGGTGGCACGACGCCGCGTTTCGGCGGTCATCGTCACGCTTGCGCTGAGCATCGTGCTCGTGGGCTTCGTGCAATATCTTTCGAGCGGCAAGCCGCCGGGCGATGTCCCGACCGTTTTCAACGATCTGTTCAACACACGCTTTCTCGGGTTGCCGAGCCCCGTGATCTTCTGGATCGGCCTCACGGCGCTGATGGCGCTGCTTCTCTCGCAGACGGTCTTCGGACGTTTCGTCACCGCCGTTGGCGAGAGCATGCCGGCCGCCCACTTTTCCGGTGTGCCGGTGGAGCGCACGGTGATCCTCGCCCATACGCTCGCCGGCCTGATGGCGGCCATTGCTGCCCTCGTCCAGACCGCATCCATCGCCGTCGGCAGTGTGCGTGTCGGGCTCGACCTGCCGATCCTCTCGGTCGCCGCCACCATTCTGGGCGGCGTCGTCTTCGGGCGTGGCGAGGGAGGTGTCTGGGGGCCATTTTTCGGCGTGCTGTGCTTCGCCTTCCTCTTCGTCGTCATGACGATGTTCGGCGTCGGCGACGCCGGCAAGCTTGTCGCCCAGGGGCTGATCATCCTGCTTGCAGCGATTTTCTACGGCCTGCGCGCCGAAAAATAA